Proteins encoded in a region of the Chryseobacterium piperi genome:
- the metK gene encoding methionine adenosyltransferase → MSYLFTSESVSEGHPDKIADQISDALIDHFLAYDKNSKVACETLVTTGQVVLAGEVKSDAYLDVQTIAREVINGIGYTKGEYMFNGDSCGVISAIHEQSPDINQGVDRKVADETFESKANAQGAGDQGMMFGYATNETANYMPLALDLAHTILKELSAVRRDNKEITYLRPDAKSQVTIEYSDDHKPVRIDSIVVSTQHDDFGTEEEMLNKIREDIKNIVIPRVVAQQPEEIKALFNEQIKYHINPTGKFVIGGPHGDTGLTGRKIIVDTYGGKGAHGGGAFSGKDPSKVDRSAAYATRHIAKNLVAAGVADEVLVQVSYAIGVAEPCGLYINTYGTSKVDLHDGDIAKKVSAIFDLRPYAIEENLKLRNPIYQETASYGHMGKEHYIADKTFNKGHKNELTLQGLEFFTWEKLDKVEEIKTAFGI, encoded by the coding sequence ATGTCTTATTTATTTACATCTGAATCCGTTTCAGAAGGGCATCCTGATAAAATTGCGGATCAGATTTCTGACGCTTTAATCGATCATTTTTTAGCATATGACAAAAACTCCAAAGTCGCTTGTGAAACTTTGGTAACAACAGGACAGGTAGTTTTGGCTGGTGAGGTAAAGTCTGATGCTTACCTTGATGTTCAGACTATTGCCAGAGAAGTAATCAATGGTATTGGCTATACAAAAGGAGAATATATGTTTAATGGAGATTCTTGTGGAGTGATCTCTGCGATCCATGAACAATCTCCGGACATTAACCAAGGGGTTGACAGAAAAGTGGCAGATGAAACTTTCGAAAGTAAGGCTAATGCACAAGGAGCAGGAGACCAGGGGATGATGTTTGGTTATGCAACGAACGAAACAGCTAACTATATGCCTTTGGCTTTAGACTTGGCGCACACTATTCTTAAAGAACTTTCTGCAGTAAGAAGAGATAATAAAGAAATCACGTATTTACGTCCTGATGCAAAAAGCCAGGTTACTATTGAATATTCTGATGATCATAAACCTGTAAGAATAGATTCTATTGTAGTTTCTACTCAGCATGATGACTTTGGAACAGAAGAAGAAATGTTGAATAAGATTCGTGAAGATATTAAAAATATTGTGATTCCAAGAGTTGTGGCTCAACAACCTGAGGAGATCAAAGCTCTATTTAATGAGCAGATTAAATATCATATCAATCCTACCGGTAAATTCGTTATCGGAGGCCCTCATGGAGATACAGGTCTTACGGGAAGAAAAATCATTGTAGATACCTATGGTGGAAAAGGAGCTCACGGAGGTGGTGCCTTTTCAGGAAAAGATCCTTCCAAAGTAGATAGAAGTGCTGCTTATGCAACAAGACATATTGCTAAAAACCTTGTAGCTGCTGGAGTTGCTGATGAAGTTTTGGTACAGGTATCTTATGCTATTGGAGTTGCTGAACCATGTGGTTTGTACATCAACACGTACGGAACTTCAAAAGTGGATCTTCACGATGGAGATATCGCCAAAAAAGTTTCTGCGATTTTCGATCTTAGACCTTACGCTATTGAAGAGAATTTAAAACTAAGAAATCCTATTTATCAGGAGACGGCTTCTTACGGGCATATGGGGAAAGAGCACTATATTGCTGATAAGACCTTCAATAAGGGCCATAAAAACGAACTTACGTTGCAAGGGCTGGAATTCTTCACATGGGAGAAATTAGACAAAGTAGAAGAGATTAAAACGGCTTTTGGTATTTAA
- a CDS encoding RNA polymerase sigma factor: protein MKSKSDSVLISLYQKGDEGALSTLIHRHQRELFTFIFYKINDEDLANDVFQDTFMKIIVMLKEGRYNEEGKFILWAKRIAYNLIIDHFRLKSKNIKVSETTFETDEYSIFDLIREPSENIEDQLVTNQIQEDLLRMLQFLPQNQQEVIKLRFFDGLSFKEIADHTDMSINTTLGRVRYALINLRKIMEENNIILTR, encoded by the coding sequence ATGAAATCAAAATCGGATAGCGTATTAATTTCCCTTTACCAAAAAGGAGACGAAGGAGCATTGTCAACCCTTATCCATCGTCATCAGAGAGAACTGTTTACATTCATTTTTTACAAAATTAATGATGAAGACCTAGCCAATGATGTTTTTCAGGATACATTCATGAAAATTATCGTGATGTTGAAAGAAGGCCGTTATAATGAGGAAGGAAAATTCATTCTTTGGGCGAAAAGAATTGCATACAATCTTATTATTGACCACTTTAGACTAAAATCGAAAAATATCAAAGTTTCTGAAACCACTTTTGAAACGGATGAGTATTCTATTTTTGATCTGATACGGGAACCTTCTGAAAACATTGAAGATCAATTAGTAACTAATCAAATTCAGGAAGATTTATTGAGAATGCTGCAATTTCTTCCGCAGAACCAGCAGGAAGTTATTAAGCTGAGATTTTTTGACGGATTGAGTTTTAAAGAGATTGCAGATCACACGGACATGAGCATTAATACCACACTAGGACGTGTACGTTACGCTTTAATCAATTTAAGGAAAATTATGGAAGAGAATAATATTATACTTACGAGATAA
- a CDS encoding PepSY-like domain-containing protein: MKNFKKITRAFTLVFLLTAGLVFAQDRAISQNQLPKTAKTFLVTYFKNISVSSAIEDREIYGVDEYKVYLSNGSKIEFDRNGNWKEVDGEHQKLPYGFIPVPIKNYVAKSFPNTHITKIEKERWSYKAKLSNGVDLEFDKNGNFKRIDD; the protein is encoded by the coding sequence ATGAAAAATTTTAAGAAAATCACAAGAGCATTCACTTTAGTTTTTTTACTAACGGCAGGGTTGGTCTTTGCACAAGATAGAGCCATTAGCCAGAATCAGTTGCCAAAAACGGCAAAGACTTTTCTGGTGACTTATTTTAAGAATATTTCAGTAAGCTCTGCAATAGAAGACAGAGAAATATATGGGGTAGATGAGTATAAGGTGTACTTATCCAATGGATCCAAAATAGAATTTGACCGCAATGGAAATTGGAAAGAAGTAGATGGTGAGCATCAGAAGCTGCCATACGGTTTTATTCCCGTACCTATTAAGAACTATGTAGCAAAGAGTTTTCCCAATACTCATATCACAAAAATAGAAAAAGAAAGATGGTCGTATAAAGCAAAGCTTTCTAATGGTGTAGATCTTGAATTCGATAAAAATGGAAATTTTAAACGGATTGACGATTAA
- a CDS encoding PepSY-like domain-containing protein: MKYSITPINLNDMVNWNLISSRAIRKNIVGYITRHYPCVVVDSIEKTKTAYKINLLNDLKLIFTTNGSFVKSSF; encoded by the coding sequence ATGAAATATAGTATAACACCAATAAACTTAAATGATATGGTCAACTGGAATTTAATAAGCAGCAGAGCAATTAGAAAAAATATTGTAGGTTATATCACAAGACATTATCCTTGTGTTGTAGTAGATTCTATTGAGAAAACAAAGACAGCTTATAAAATAAATCTGCTCAATGATCTGAAGCTGATCTTTACAACCAACGGAAGCTTTGTAAAAAGTAGTTTTTAA
- a CDS encoding response regulator transcription factor: protein MKILIIEDEPELRNTVQSFLEGEHFIVEYAETFSSGLDKIISYEYDCILLDIMLPDGNGMELLKEIKNMHKKDPVIILSAKDSVDDKVNGLEIGADDYLAKPFHLAELMARIKSVIRRKKQDGENTIAYKNISIDPDNRKVTINDEELALNRKEYDLLYYFVIRPEKTLQKTMLAEAIWGDYIDQADSLDFIYSQIKNLRKKMKASGAEADFQAVYGIGYKLV from the coding sequence ATGAAAATTTTAATTATTGAGGACGAACCAGAGTTGAGGAATACTGTTCAGAGTTTCCTTGAAGGAGAACACTTTATTGTTGAATATGCAGAAACTTTTAGTTCAGGATTGGATAAAATTATTTCTTATGAATACGATTGTATTCTCCTTGATATTATGCTGCCAGATGGAAATGGGATGGAATTGTTGAAAGAAATTAAAAACATGCATAAAAAAGATCCTGTAATCATTCTTTCCGCCAAAGATTCAGTTGATGATAAGGTCAATGGTCTTGAAATTGGAGCGGATGATTATCTGGCTAAACCTTTTCATCTGGCTGAGCTAATGGCCAGAATTAAATCAGTGATCAGGCGAAAAAAACAAGATGGAGAAAATACCATTGCATATAAAAACATTTCTATAGATCCCGATAACCGGAAAGTTACGATTAATGATGAAGAGCTTGCTCTTAACCGTAAAGAATATGATCTTCTATACTATTTTGTAATCCGCCCGGAAAAAACGCTGCAAAAAACAATGCTTGCAGAAGCCATCTGGGGTGATTATATTGACCAGGCAGATAGCCTGGATTTTATTTATTCTCAAATAAAGAACCTCCGGAAAAAAATGAAAGCTTCAGGTGCTGAAGCTGATTTTCAGGCTGTTTATGGAATAGGATATAAACTTGTATAA
- a CDS encoding sensor histidine kinase produces MKVSLKYYTIKYLITVLLLIIAVWAALFYAYILDEVYDNVDDGLKNRKIQIIKAVYLDKKLLNNNEFGFNEFKINPISKSAYKDKNRLYNKMYYMEYDDEDQPYRVLETDFIDQFGKYQQLVIRTSTVEQDELVYDLSTALIVLYLLLVISIIAINGFLLHKAMKPFYLILEKLKKYQFGIPSSYKPQNFSIKEFEELNVEIDEMIERNELVFHQQKQFIENASHELQTPLAIVINKIDLAMQDEDLDKKSMGLFNDVKNDLRRMAGLNKSLLMLSKIENNQFNKTVRVNFNELIHNLLESYEDFIAYKKIEVNVVEKETLEAAFNPDLAEVLLSNLLKNAVKYNTQHGTINIITEKRRLIFQNTGSERPLNTSEIFNRFYKQGSDHSSTGLGLSIIKTIIKQYPGWNIAYEFNDQLHCFILSVKG; encoded by the coding sequence ATGAAAGTTTCTTTAAAATATTATACCATAAAATATCTGATCACTGTTTTGCTATTAATCATTGCAGTGTGGGCAGCATTATTCTATGCTTATATTCTGGATGAAGTATATGACAATGTGGATGATGGGTTGAAAAACCGGAAAATTCAAATTATCAAAGCGGTATACCTGGATAAAAAACTGTTGAATAATAATGAGTTCGGTTTTAATGAATTTAAGATTAATCCTATTTCCAAGTCAGCATATAAAGATAAAAACAGACTGTATAATAAAATGTATTATATGGAATATGATGATGAAGATCAGCCTTACCGGGTACTTGAGACAGATTTTATAGACCAGTTCGGAAAATATCAGCAGCTTGTTATAAGAACCTCTACGGTTGAACAGGATGAGCTGGTATATGATTTAAGCACGGCACTTATAGTTTTGTATCTGTTACTGGTTATAAGTATTATTGCGATTAATGGGTTCTTACTTCATAAGGCAATGAAGCCTTTCTATTTAATCCTGGAAAAGCTTAAAAAATATCAGTTCGGGATTCCCTCTTCTTATAAACCTCAAAATTTTTCTATAAAAGAGTTTGAAGAGTTGAATGTGGAAATTGATGAGATGATTGAGCGTAATGAACTTGTTTTTCACCAGCAGAAACAATTTATAGAAAATGCTTCCCATGAATTACAGACGCCATTAGCAATTGTTATCAATAAGATTGATCTGGCCATGCAGGATGAAGATCTCGATAAGAAGAGCATGGGCCTTTTTAATGATGTTAAAAATGATCTTCGGAGAATGGCGGGCTTGAATAAATCCTTATTAATGCTTTCCAAAATAGAAAATAATCAGTTTAACAAAACGGTACGGGTTAATTTTAATGAATTGATCCACAATCTTCTTGAAAGCTATGAAGACTTTATTGCATATAAGAAAATAGAAGTGAATGTTGTGGAAAAAGAAACTCTTGAAGCTGCTTTTAATCCTGATCTTGCTGAGGTTCTTCTTTCTAATCTCCTTAAAAATGCTGTTAAGTATAATACTCAACATGGAACCATCAATATCATTACTGAAAAAAGAAGATTGATTTTCCAGAACACAGGTTCGGAGAGGCCGTTAAATACATCAGAGATCTTTAACCGTTTCTATAAGCAGGGCTCAGATCATAGTTCAACCGGGCTGGGGTTATCTATTATTAAGACCATAATAAAGCAATACCCCGGATGGAATATTGCTTATGAGTTTAATGATCAATTGCATTGTTTTATCCTATCTGTAAAAGGATAA
- the trpS gene encoding tryptophan--tRNA ligase → MSRILTGIQATGTPHLGNLLGAIIPAVELSKQEGNESFLFIANLHSLTQIKDAKELKQNTYEIAAAWLACGLDTEKTFFYRQSDIPETCELSWHLSCFFPYQRLTLAHSFKDKADRLQDVNAGLFTYPILMAADILLYDAEVVPVGKDQLQHLEIARDVASRFNNQMGEVLVLPQAELQENTKYVPGTDGRKMSKSMGNIINIFLSDKELKKQVMSIETDSKSLEEPKDPETDKVFAIYQLIATPEQTEELRAKYLAGNFGYGHAKTELLNLITTRFQKERETFTYYMTHLDELEAKLQEGATKTRVIAQDTIKRVRESLGI, encoded by the coding sequence ATGTCAAGAATTCTTACCGGCATTCAAGCCACCGGAACACCGCACCTTGGGAATTTATTAGGTGCTATTATTCCTGCTGTAGAATTATCAAAACAGGAGGGAAATGAATCATTTCTATTCATCGCAAATCTGCATTCACTGACTCAGATTAAAGATGCGAAAGAACTAAAACAAAACACCTACGAAATAGCTGCGGCTTGGCTTGCTTGTGGACTTGATACTGAAAAAACATTCTTTTACAGACAAAGTGATATCCCTGAAACCTGTGAACTATCTTGGCATTTATCTTGTTTTTTTCCTTATCAGAGATTAACATTAGCTCATTCATTTAAAGATAAAGCGGATCGGCTTCAGGATGTAAATGCAGGTCTTTTTACCTATCCTATTCTAATGGCTGCAGATATCTTATTGTATGATGCGGAAGTAGTTCCCGTAGGAAAAGATCAGCTTCAGCATTTGGAAATTGCCCGTGATGTAGCTTCCAGGTTTAATAATCAGATGGGAGAAGTTTTGGTTCTTCCGCAAGCTGAGCTGCAGGAAAACACCAAATATGTTCCTGGAACAGATGGCCGTAAAATGTCTAAATCAATGGGAAATATTATTAATATTTTCTTATCCGACAAGGAGTTGAAAAAGCAGGTTATGAGCATTGAAACAGATTCTAAATCTTTAGAAGAGCCAAAAGACCCTGAGACAGATAAAGTTTTCGCGATTTATCAGCTAATTGCAACTCCTGAACAGACAGAAGAGTTAAGAGCAAAATATTTAGCCGGAAATTTTGGTTATGGCCATGCTAAAACAGAGCTTTTAAATCTGATCACTACCCGTTTCCAAAAAGAAAGGGAAACATTTACTTATTATATGACTCACCTGGATGAGCTGGAAGCAAAACTTCAGGAAGGAGCTACTAAAACTAGAGTTATTGCACAGGATACCATTAAAAGAGTAAGAGAAAGTTTAGGAATCTAA
- a CDS encoding SanA/YdcF family protein has product MKKLIKNIFKFFLLLIVAGIIFIAFANYNIKKQSDPYVSSRITDIPESKTALLLGTSKTLNSGLPNAYFYNRIQAAIDLYKSGKIQYIIVSGDNSRKDYNEPEDMQLALMKYGIPKDKIILDHAGFRTLDSVVRAKDIFGQTKLVIISQKFHNERAVFLARKNGIEAYGYNANDVSKYAGLKTNMREYLAKAKVYWDLLFGVEPKFGGEKIVIP; this is encoded by the coding sequence ATGAAAAAATTGATTAAAAATATTTTTAAATTTTTCCTGCTTCTTATTGTGGCAGGAATTATTTTTATAGCTTTTGCCAATTACAATATAAAAAAGCAAAGTGACCCTTATGTTTCCAGCAGGATTACGGATATTCCCGAATCTAAAACAGCACTGCTTCTGGGAACAAGCAAAACTTTAAATAGCGGATTACCTAATGCTTATTTTTACAACAGAATCCAGGCAGCAATAGATCTCTATAAAAGCGGGAAAATACAATACATCATTGTAAGCGGTGATAACAGCAGAAAGGATTATAATGAGCCGGAAGATATGCAGCTGGCTCTAATGAAGTATGGCATTCCTAAAGATAAAATCATTCTTGATCATGCGGGCTTCAGAACCTTGGATTCCGTCGTGAGAGCTAAAGATATTTTCGGACAGACCAAGCTGGTCATCATTTCACAGAAGTTTCATAATGAAAGAGCCGTGTTTTTAGCTCGTAAAAATGGAATTGAAGCATATGGATATAATGCCAATGATGTCAGTAAATATGCAGGCCTTAAAACCAATATGAGGGAATACCTGGCGAAAGCCAAAGTATATTGGGATCTTCTTTTTGGGGTAGAGCCGAAGTTCGGAGGAGAAAAGATTGTGATTCCTTAG
- a CDS encoding lipoprotein signal peptidase: MKKILAVTFLILLIDQASKIYIKTHFNLDDSVSVFPGFKLTFVENPGMAYGLHFGGVIGKYFLVIVRVFLIGGMVYLFRKWLQKGESNYLLIPMAMIFAGAIGNLIDGMFYGLLFDSGTVYDPSIDRWIGYGGISKFATAGEGYSTFMRGCVVDMLHFPLVDWNVPESFPLIGGKHIEFFKYIFNVADSAITVGAVFLLIFRKKAFPNGLEF; the protein is encoded by the coding sequence ATGAAAAAGATCTTAGCTGTAACTTTTCTTATTTTATTAATCGACCAGGCTTCAAAAATCTATATCAAAACTCATTTCAACCTGGATGACAGTGTTTCTGTTTTCCCGGGATTCAAACTTACTTTTGTAGAAAACCCAGGAATGGCTTACGGGCTTCATTTCGGAGGTGTTATCGGAAAATATTTCCTGGTTATTGTAAGGGTATTTCTGATCGGAGGGATGGTTTATCTTTTCAGAAAATGGCTTCAAAAAGGAGAATCCAATTATCTTTTGATCCCCATGGCCATGATTTTCGCAGGTGCTATAGGTAACCTGATTGACGGAATGTTTTACGGTTTATTATTCGACAGTGGAACCGTATATGATCCAAGCATCGACCGATGGATCGGATATGGCGGTATTTCCAAATTTGCGACTGCAGGTGAAGGATACTCCACTTTCATGAGAGGCTGTGTAGTAGATATGCTTCATTTTCCTTTGGTAGACTGGAATGTTCCGGAAAGTTTTCCTTTGATTGGAGGAAAACATATCGAGTTCTTTAAATATATCTTCAACGTAGCAGATTCAGCGATTACAGTAGGAGCCGTATTCTTATTAATTTTCAGAAAGAAAGCCTTTCCTAATGGCCTGGAATTCTAA
- a CDS encoding DUF2683 family protein gives MESIIVHPKNPMELSALKSVLKEMNIKFEKAHVKSSFNGQKVIKKASDNKNVKPAAKPSKPKGL, from the coding sequence ATGGAATCTATAATAGTACATCCTAAAAATCCTATGGAGCTCAGCGCACTGAAAAGTGTTCTGAAAGAAATGAACATTAAATTTGAAAAAGCCCATGTTAAGAGCTCATTTAATGGACAGAAAGTGATCAAAAAAGCAAGCGATAATAAAAACGTAAAACCGGCTGCAAAACCTTCAAAACCTAAAGGACTGTAA
- a CDS encoding DUF6576 domain-containing protein, producing MSEYLILGIVLIVVLWFFNRERIKNRFFTPKQRNYTIDDQFNSDKREREKEIDKLLGKMGKNGINDLSAKDRKRLDELSRK from the coding sequence ATGAGCGAATATTTAATTTTAGGGATTGTTCTTATTGTAGTTTTATGGTTTTTTAATCGGGAAAGAATTAAAAACAGATTCTTCACTCCAAAACAGAGAAACTATACCATAGATGATCAGTTTAATTCTGACAAACGCGAAAGGGAAAAAGAAATTGACAAACTTTTAGGTAAGATGGGCAAAAACGGAATCAATGATCTTTCTGCAAAAGACAGGAAAAGACTTGACGAGCTGTCCAGAAAATAA
- a CDS encoding TraR/DksA family transcriptional regulator has translation MSDERVRYSDADLQEFKAIIKEKIEKAEKDLQLIRESFINDQNNGTDDTSPTFKAFEEGAETLSKEQNSILAGRQEKFVRDLKNALIRIENKTYGVCRVTGKLIPKERLLAVPHATLSIEAKNMQK, from the coding sequence ATGTCAGACGAAAGAGTAAGATATAGCGATGCTGATTTACAGGAATTTAAGGCTATAATTAAAGAGAAAATAGAGAAAGCAGAAAAGGATTTACAACTGATCAGAGAAAGCTTCATCAACGACCAGAACAATGGAACAGATGATACTTCGCCCACATTCAAAGCTTTTGAGGAGGGTGCTGAAACGCTAAGCAAAGAACAAAATTCTATTTTAGCGGGAAGACAGGAAAAATTCGTGCGCGATCTTAAAAATGCTTTAATCAGAATCGAAAATAAGACCTATGGTGTTTGCAGAGTAACAGGTAAGCTAATTCCAAAAGAAAGACTTTTAGCAGTTCCTCATGCTACACTTAGCATCGAAGCGAAAAATATGCAAAAATAA